A genome region from Halorussus pelagicus includes the following:
- a CDS encoding SdpI family protein: MSLRRSHLAGLALVALSAAMSALAVSEMPAEMATHWNAAGEIDGQTPKIVALALFPALSAGMLALFALLPRIDPLGENVAAFREQYDTFVVLLLAFLTYVHALVLAANAGYEFEMVQALAPAVGALYYYVGVLSAHAERNWFVGIRTPWTISDDEVWRRTHERAAPLFKLAGVVAAFGAVVPAYAELLLAAPVFAVALYSTVYSYVAYRNVST, translated from the coding sequence ATGTCCCTTCGACGGAGTCACCTCGCGGGACTCGCACTCGTGGCGCTCTCGGCCGCGATGAGCGCGCTGGCGGTCTCCGAGATGCCCGCCGAGATGGCGACCCACTGGAACGCCGCGGGCGAAATCGACGGTCAGACGCCGAAGATAGTCGCGCTCGCTCTCTTCCCGGCGCTGTCGGCCGGGATGCTCGCGCTGTTCGCGCTCCTCCCGCGAATCGACCCGCTCGGCGAGAACGTCGCGGCGTTCCGCGAGCAGTACGACACGTTCGTCGTCCTTCTGCTGGCCTTCCTGACGTACGTCCACGCGCTCGTCCTCGCGGCCAACGCGGGCTACGAGTTCGAGATGGTCCAAGCGCTCGCGCCCGCCGTCGGCGCGCTCTACTACTACGTCGGGGTCCTGTCGGCCCACGCCGAGCGCAACTGGTTCGTCGGCATCCGCACGCCGTGGACCATCTCCGACGACGAGGTCTGGAGACGGACCCACGAGCGCGCCGCGCCGCTGTTCAAACTCGCGGGCGTCGTGGCCGCGTTCGGCGCGGTGGTTCCGGCCTACGCAGAACTACTCCTCGCGGCCCCGGTGTTCGCCGTGGCGCTGTACAGCACGGTCTACTCCTACGTGGCCTATCGGAACGTCAGCACGTAG
- a CDS encoding helix-turn-helix domain-containing protein, with the protein MATIAEFTIPARDFALGRLFEHLPDAAIELERVVPTKDHILPYFWVRDDDIEQVRETLAANPAFLSVTLVDDLGDEGLFRIQWNPEDETVLSGVLESELTLLSAFGSQGNWTFEFRATDTDQIATFQRHCTDHDIGATLTRLNSLAEMQVGDEYNLTTDQHEALLLAFAEGYYDDPRETDLEALASRIGISRPAFSNRLHRGIRNLLGSTIARHDSSGDATQ; encoded by the coding sequence ATGGCGACCATCGCGGAGTTCACTATCCCGGCGCGCGACTTCGCTCTCGGCCGACTGTTCGAACACCTGCCGGACGCGGCGATAGAACTCGAACGCGTCGTTCCGACCAAAGACCACATCCTCCCCTACTTCTGGGTTCGTGACGACGACATCGAGCAGGTCCGAGAGACGCTGGCGGCCAACCCCGCGTTCCTGTCGGTGACGCTGGTGGACGACCTCGGCGACGAAGGTCTCTTTCGCATCCAGTGGAATCCCGAAGACGAGACTGTCCTGAGCGGCGTTCTCGAAAGCGAGTTGACGCTCCTGTCCGCATTCGGGTCGCAGGGAAACTGGACGTTCGAGTTTCGGGCCACGGACACCGACCAGATAGCGACGTTCCAGCGACACTGCACCGACCACGACATCGGCGCGACGCTGACGCGGCTCAACTCGCTCGCGGAGATGCAGGTCGGCGACGAGTACAACCTCACGACCGACCAGCACGAGGCGTTACTTCTCGCGTTCGCTGAGGGGTACTACGACGACCCCCGTGAAACCGACCTCGAAGCGCTCGCTTCCCGAATCGGTATCTCTCGCCCGGCGTTTTCGAATCGTCTCCACCGGGGCATTCGCAACCTCCTCGGCAGTACCATCGCTCGACACGACTCGTCGGGCGACGCGACGCAGTGA
- a CDS encoding HalOD1 output domain-containing protein: protein MPDEAIADTTHHSTDNSSAFEYRFDEDESVVEAVVRAVETVTEARLLPMPDELAADGGVGHTDACPLHDVIDPDALANLSAVDAHVTFPYAGCTVTVAGSDAVLVSEKSP, encoded by the coding sequence ATGCCTGACGAAGCTATTGCCGACACTACCCACCATTCTACTGATAATTCCTCTGCGTTCGAGTACCGTTTCGACGAGGACGAGAGCGTCGTCGAAGCGGTCGTTCGCGCCGTCGAAACGGTGACCGAGGCCCGTCTCCTGCCGATGCCGGACGAACTGGCCGCCGATGGTGGTGTCGGGCACACGGACGCGTGCCCGCTGCACGACGTTATCGATCCCGACGCACTCGCCAACCTTTCGGCTGTCGATGCCCACGTAACGTTTCCCTACGCCGGATGTACGGTGACGGTCGCCGGTTCCGACGCCGTGTTGGTGAGCGAGAAGTCCCCGTAG
- a CDS encoding DUF3054 domain-containing protein, with the protein MSNADGLARSRFDRSLATAGIALGDLLVLSAFLTVGSINHGVDPIASPGYVAETIAPFLVGWVVAALVSGAYAPDATRTVGTAVVRAVTTWIPAAAIGLTLRSTDFFHGSSPVTFIIVISIVGTVCFSAWRGLVAYAR; encoded by the coding sequence ATGAGCAACGCCGACGGACTCGCTCGCTCGCGGTTCGACCGCTCGCTCGCTACCGCCGGAATTGCCCTCGGCGATCTGCTGGTGCTGAGTGCCTTCCTCACGGTCGGGTCTATCAACCACGGCGTTGACCCCATCGCGTCGCCGGGGTACGTCGCCGAGACGATTGCCCCGTTCCTCGTCGGGTGGGTCGTCGCCGCGCTGGTCTCGGGCGCGTACGCTCCCGACGCGACGCGCACGGTCGGGACCGCAGTGGTGCGCGCGGTCACGACGTGGATTCCCGCGGCGGCCATCGGACTGACGCTCCGCTCGACCGACTTCTTCCACGGGAGTTCGCCGGTGACGTTCATCATCGTTATCAGCATCGTCGGGACCGTCTGTTTCTCGGCGTGGCGCGGTCTCGTGGCGTACGCCCGGTGA